The Epinephelus lanceolatus isolate andai-2023 chromosome 8, ASM4190304v1, whole genome shotgun sequence genome includes a window with the following:
- the LOC117257948 gene encoding SAM pointed domain-containing Ets transcription factor-like isoform X3 produces MSMGSPGCEHTGYTVHSPLYISHPNTDTRMAWLDQAEDIKPPRSLLGLPELSWPGVYLPCYDRSAIEENPWVLRMTEAPAPTAPPSRTPELSPAKPSHPQEPPSEMEGQVEERCLEQVQTMVVGEVLKDVDTACKLLNIAPDPLDWSCMHVQKWLLWTEHLYRLTQVSTMFQELSGRDLCSMTEADFRQRSSQFGDMLYAHLDIWRSAAAMKECCLPEEDSKSADDDSWSDVMHNYPSQPIHLWQFLRELLLKPHNYSRCIRWLNKEKGIFKIEDSALVARLWGIRKNRPAMNYDKLSRSIRQYYKKGIIRKPDVSRRLVYQFVNPV; encoded by the exons ATGAGCATGGGGAGTCCTGGCTGCGAGCACACAGGCTACACTGTGCACTCGCCTCTCTACATCAGCCACCCCAACACTGACACCAGGATGGCCTGGCTGGACCAGGCAGAGGACATCAAGCCGCCCCGCAGCTTGCTGGGGCTCCCTGAGCTCAGCTGGCCGGGGGTCTACCTCCCCTGCTACGACAGATCAGCTATAGAGGAGAACCCCTGGGTGCTGAGGATGACAGAGGCCCCGGCTCCCACTGCTCCTCCCTCCAGGACTCCGGAGCTGAGTCCAGCCAAGCCGAGCCATCCCCAGGAGCCCCCCTCTGAGATGGAGGGTCAGGTGGAGGAGCGCTGTCTGGAGCAGGTGCAGACCATGGTGGTGGGAGAGGTGCTGAAGGATGTCGACACGGCTTGCAAACTGCTCAACATTGCACCAG ACCCGCTGGACTGGAGCTGTATGCACGTTCAGAAGTGGCTCCTCTGGACCGAGCACCTGTACAGGCTGACGCAGGTCAGCACCATGTTTCAGGAGCTGAGCGGGAGGGATCTGTGCTCCATGACAGAAGCAGACTTCAGACAGCGCTCCTCGCAGTTTGGGGACATGCTGTATGCTCATCTGGACATCTGGAGATCTG CTGCAGCAATGAAGGAGTGCTGCCTGCCAGAGGAGGACAGCAAATCTG CTGATGATGATTCCTGGTCAGATGTGATGCATAACTACCCCAGCCAGCCCATCCACCTGTGGCAGTTCCTCCGAGAGCTGCTCCTCAAGCCTCATAACTACAGCCGCTGCATCCGCTGGCTCAACAAAGAGAAAG GGATTTTCAAAATAGAAGACTCCGCTCTGGTGGCCAGGCTATGGGGCATCAGGAAGAACCGCCCGGCTATGAACTATGACAAACTGAGTCGCTCTATACGCCAGTACTACAAGAAAGGCATCATTCGAAAGCCCGATGTGTCACGCAGACTCGTCTACCAGTTCGTCAACCCCGTATGA
- the LOC117257948 gene encoding SAM pointed domain-containing Ets transcription factor-like isoform X2: MSMGSPGCEHTGYTVHSPLYISHPNTDTRMAWLDQAEDIKPPRSLLGLPELSWPGVYLPCYDRSAIEENPWVLRMTEAPAPTAPPSRTPELSPAKPSHPQEPPSEMEGQVEERCLEQVQTMVVGEVLKDVDTACKLLNIAPDPLDWSCMHVQKWLLWTEHLYRLTQVSTMFQELSGRDLCSMTEADFRQRSSQFGDMLYAHLDIWRSAAAMKECCLPEEDSKSAADDDSWSDVMHNYPSQPIHLWQFLRELLLKPHNYSRCIRWLNKEKGIFKIEDSALVARLWGIRKNRPAMNYDKLSRSIRQYYKKGIIRKPDVSRRLVYQFVNPV, encoded by the exons ATGAGCATGGGGAGTCCTGGCTGCGAGCACACAGGCTACACTGTGCACTCGCCTCTCTACATCAGCCACCCCAACACTGACACCAGGATGGCCTGGCTGGACCAGGCAGAGGACATCAAGCCGCCCCGCAGCTTGCTGGGGCTCCCTGAGCTCAGCTGGCCGGGGGTCTACCTCCCCTGCTACGACAGATCAGCTATAGAGGAGAACCCCTGGGTGCTGAGGATGACAGAGGCCCCGGCTCCCACTGCTCCTCCCTCCAGGACTCCGGAGCTGAGTCCAGCCAAGCCGAGCCATCCCCAGGAGCCCCCCTCTGAGATGGAGGGTCAGGTGGAGGAGCGCTGTCTGGAGCAGGTGCAGACCATGGTGGTGGGAGAGGTGCTGAAGGATGTCGACACGGCTTGCAAACTGCTCAACATTGCACCAG ACCCGCTGGACTGGAGCTGTATGCACGTTCAGAAGTGGCTCCTCTGGACCGAGCACCTGTACAGGCTGACGCAGGTCAGCACCATGTTTCAGGAGCTGAGCGGGAGGGATCTGTGCTCCATGACAGAAGCAGACTTCAGACAGCGCTCCTCGCAGTTTGGGGACATGCTGTATGCTCATCTGGACATCTGGAGATCTG CTGCAGCAATGAAGGAGTGCTGCCTGCCAGAGGAGGACAGCAAATCTG CAGCTGATGATGATTCCTGGTCAGATGTGATGCATAACTACCCCAGCCAGCCCATCCACCTGTGGCAGTTCCTCCGAGAGCTGCTCCTCAAGCCTCATAACTACAGCCGCTGCATCCGCTGGCTCAACAAAGAGAAAG GGATTTTCAAAATAGAAGACTCCGCTCTGGTGGCCAGGCTATGGGGCATCAGGAAGAACCGCCCGGCTATGAACTATGACAAACTGAGTCGCTCTATACGCCAGTACTACAAGAAAGGCATCATTCGAAAGCCCGATGTGTCACGCAGACTCGTCTACCAGTTCGTCAACCCCGTATGA
- the LOC117257948 gene encoding SAM pointed domain-containing Ets transcription factor-like isoform X1, with product MSMGSPGCEHTGYTVHSPLYISHPNTDTRMAWLDQAEDIKPPRSLLGLPELSWPGVYLPCYDRSAIEENPWVLRMTEAPAPTAPPSRTPELSPAKPSHPQEPPSEMEGQVEERCLEQVQTMVVGEVLKDVDTACKLLNIAPDPLDWSCMHVQKWLLWTEHLYRLTQVSTMFQELSGRDLCSMTEADFRQRSSQFGDMLYAHLDIWRSAAAMKECCLPEEDSKSVSPTSAADDDSWSDVMHNYPSQPIHLWQFLRELLLKPHNYSRCIRWLNKEKGIFKIEDSALVARLWGIRKNRPAMNYDKLSRSIRQYYKKGIIRKPDVSRRLVYQFVNPV from the exons ATGAGCATGGGGAGTCCTGGCTGCGAGCACACAGGCTACACTGTGCACTCGCCTCTCTACATCAGCCACCCCAACACTGACACCAGGATGGCCTGGCTGGACCAGGCAGAGGACATCAAGCCGCCCCGCAGCTTGCTGGGGCTCCCTGAGCTCAGCTGGCCGGGGGTCTACCTCCCCTGCTACGACAGATCAGCTATAGAGGAGAACCCCTGGGTGCTGAGGATGACAGAGGCCCCGGCTCCCACTGCTCCTCCCTCCAGGACTCCGGAGCTGAGTCCAGCCAAGCCGAGCCATCCCCAGGAGCCCCCCTCTGAGATGGAGGGTCAGGTGGAGGAGCGCTGTCTGGAGCAGGTGCAGACCATGGTGGTGGGAGAGGTGCTGAAGGATGTCGACACGGCTTGCAAACTGCTCAACATTGCACCAG ACCCGCTGGACTGGAGCTGTATGCACGTTCAGAAGTGGCTCCTCTGGACCGAGCACCTGTACAGGCTGACGCAGGTCAGCACCATGTTTCAGGAGCTGAGCGGGAGGGATCTGTGCTCCATGACAGAAGCAGACTTCAGACAGCGCTCCTCGCAGTTTGGGGACATGCTGTATGCTCATCTGGACATCTGGAGATCTG CTGCAGCAATGAAGGAGTGCTGCCTGCCAGAGGAGGACAGCAAATCTG TCTCTCCTACGTCAGCAGCTGATGATGATTCCTGGTCAGATGTGATGCATAACTACCCCAGCCAGCCCATCCACCTGTGGCAGTTCCTCCGAGAGCTGCTCCTCAAGCCTCATAACTACAGCCGCTGCATCCGCTGGCTCAACAAAGAGAAAG GGATTTTCAAAATAGAAGACTCCGCTCTGGTGGCCAGGCTATGGGGCATCAGGAAGAACCGCCCGGCTATGAACTATGACAAACTGAGTCGCTCTATACGCCAGTACTACAAGAAAGGCATCATTCGAAAGCCCGATGTGTCACGCAGACTCGTCTACCAGTTCGTCAACCCCGTATGA